In Novosphingobium sp. MMS21-SN21R, a single genomic region encodes these proteins:
- the recQ gene encoding DNA helicase RecQ, producing the protein MFGFPAFRGVQEQVVDRVLAAQSTLAVMPTGAGKSLTYQLPAVMMEGTCVVVSPLIALMHDQLRAATANGIRAATLTSVDTNRDETIERFRNGELDLLYVAPERASQTHFRELLTRGHISLFAIDEAHCVSEWGHDFRPDYRLLRPMMDAFPDVPRLALTATADRHTRADILEQLGIPADGLIVSGFDRPNIRYAIRPRDNPLRQIKQLMEEHSGPGIVYAPTRAQVEKLAGQLSTTDRQVLPYHAGLDPAVRAGNQAAFVASEDMVMVATVAFGMGIDKPDVRFVAHAACPKSIEAYYQETGRAGRDGDPAVAVMLWGAEDFVRARQRLSEVEEHRRAGERTRIDALAMLVETPHCRRALLLRHFGEDPPATCGNCDNCLEAPGITDATEVARKLLSAVYRTGQSFGFGHIEKVLTGVADERVTQRGHDQLSVFGIVTADEAPLLRPLARALQARGALIATEHGGLALGGDSRAILKGEADVPLVVVPKRERTSRRKSSPGAAFNPVGDPLFDALRNLRRDIAREAGLPPYVIFHDSVLREMAGSRPADQSELGQIGGVGARKLEAYGDRFLEVIRQF; encoded by the coding sequence GTGTTTGGCTTTCCGGCCTTTCGCGGCGTGCAGGAACAGGTGGTCGATCGCGTGCTTGCCGCGCAATCGACACTGGCGGTCATGCCCACCGGCGCGGGCAAGTCGCTGACGTACCAGCTGCCCGCCGTGATGATGGAGGGCACCTGCGTTGTCGTGTCGCCGCTGATCGCGCTGATGCACGACCAGTTGCGAGCTGCCACCGCCAACGGCATCCGCGCCGCCACGCTTACTAGCGTCGATACCAACCGCGATGAGACCATCGAGCGCTTTCGTAATGGTGAGCTGGACCTGCTCTATGTCGCGCCGGAACGCGCCAGCCAAACCCATTTCCGCGAACTGCTGACGCGCGGGCACATCTCGCTTTTCGCCATCGACGAAGCGCATTGCGTGTCCGAATGGGGGCACGATTTCCGGCCCGACTACCGCCTCCTGCGCCCGATGATGGACGCATTTCCGGACGTTCCGCGCCTTGCGCTTACCGCCACGGCAGACCGGCACACCCGCGCCGACATCCTCGAACAGCTCGGCATTCCTGCCGATGGCCTGATCGTTTCGGGCTTCGACCGGCCCAACATCCGCTACGCTATCCGGCCGCGCGACAATCCGCTGCGCCAGATCAAGCAGTTGATGGAGGAGCATTCCGGACCCGGCATCGTATATGCGCCCACGCGCGCGCAAGTGGAGAAGCTGGCCGGGCAATTGAGCACCACCGACAGGCAGGTTCTGCCTTATCACGCCGGACTGGACCCGGCGGTGCGCGCCGGCAATCAGGCCGCGTTTGTTGCGTCCGAAGACATGGTCATGGTCGCCACGGTCGCGTTCGGCATGGGCATCGACAAGCCTGATGTGCGTTTCGTCGCCCATGCCGCCTGCCCCAAATCGATCGAGGCCTATTATCAGGAAACCGGCCGCGCGGGCCGCGATGGCGATCCGGCGGTGGCGGTCATGTTGTGGGGCGCCGAAGACTTCGTCCGCGCCCGCCAGCGCTTGTCCGAAGTGGAGGAACACCGCCGCGCAGGCGAACGCACGCGGATCGATGCTCTCGCAATGCTGGTCGAAACCCCGCACTGCCGCCGGGCACTGCTGCTGCGCCACTTCGGCGAAGACCCGCCCGCCACATGCGGCAACTGCGACAATTGCCTTGAAGCACCGGGTATTACCGATGCCACTGAAGTTGCGCGCAAGCTGCTCTCCGCTGTCTATCGCACCGGCCAGTCGTTCGGTTTCGGCCACATCGAGAAAGTGCTGACTGGGGTGGCCGACGAACGGGTGACCCAGCGTGGCCACGATCAGTTATCGGTGTTCGGCATCGTCACCGCCGACGAGGCCCCGCTCTTGCGTCCACTCGCCCGCGCCCTTCAGGCGAGGGGCGCGCTGATCGCCACCGAGCATGGCGGGCTTGCGTTGGGCGGTGATTCCCGCGCGATCCTGAAAGGCGAGGCGGACGTTCCGCTGGTCGTCGTGCCAAAGCGGGAGCGCACCAGCCGTCGCAAGTCTTCTCCCGGCGCGGCCTTCAATCCCGTGGGCGATCCATTGTTCGATGCCTTGCGCAATCTGCGCCGGGACATCGCGCGCGAGGCGGGCCTGCCACCCTATGTCATCTTCCACGATTCGGTCTTGCGTGAAATGGCGGGGTCCCGCCCCGCCGACCAGTCCGAACTCGGCCAGATCGGCGGGGTAGGGGCGCGAAAGCTGGAAGCCTACGGCGACCGTTTCCTCGAGGTTATTCGGCAGTTCTAG
- a CDS encoding nuclear transport factor 2 family protein, with product MPVTAIDPVARLIAIEEIKQLKARYFRCMDTKDYAGLRTVFANDAVFDASCSLGLEPAEDADQWIHSGGDAIAAFVEAAVAPLRTVHHGHCHEIEILSDSEARGVIAMEDKIWDASGTPFLHGMGHYHETYRKEADGWKIVTSRISRLHVILG from the coding sequence ATGCCTGTGACTGCAATCGATCCTGTCGCCCGCCTGATCGCCATCGAGGAGATCAAGCAGCTTAAGGCCCGCTATTTCCGCTGCATGGACACCAAGGACTATGCAGGCTTGCGCACGGTCTTTGCCAACGATGCCGTGTTCGATGCCAGCTGCTCGCTCGGGCTTGAACCGGCAGAAGATGCCGACCAGTGGATACATAGCGGCGGTGATGCCATCGCGGCTTTCGTCGAAGCCGCTGTCGCCCCTTTGCGCACCGTCCACCACGGTCACTGCCACGAAATCGAGATACTCTCGGACTCCGAAGCGCGCGGCGTGATCGCGATGGAAGACAAGATCTGGGACGCCAGCGGCACCCCCTTCCTCCACGGCATGGGCCACTATCACGAGACCTACCGCAAGGAGGCGGACGGCTGGAAGATCGTTACTTCGCGCATCAGTCGCCTCCATGTCATTTTGGGGTGA
- a CDS encoding cation:proton antiporter, producing the protein MGTTEIFLIALTIILAVPWLIWRLLRTDYWAPLVVVQIVGGILLGPGVLGAAFPDYYAFVFNPQVTTALNGIAWWAVMMFVFVAGLELDISDAWANRRETTITAAGALITPLLAGAAAAAWLLRSPGWIGPNGTYSQAVLGIGMACAVTALPILVLLMEKLGIFREPLGQRLLRYASLDDVAIWGVLALILVDWERVGRQAIFLAAFALAAWGMRKLFVRLREDDRWHLSLVWLAVVGFAADWSGLHFMVGAFLAGAVLDARWYTRERLDGFRQFLLLAVMPVFFLSTGLRTKWDVGGFAVFGAAFLFLVASVAGKLAGTHIAGRILGWAKGEAGLIGWMLQTKALIMIIFVNVLLDKGVITNETFTALLLMAVMSTMLTVPMVTPRLHQLRLRKLDLSPK; encoded by the coding sequence ATGGGCACCACCGAAATCTTCCTGATCGCCCTCACGATCATCCTCGCGGTGCCCTGGCTGATCTGGCGACTGCTGCGCACCGATTACTGGGCGCCGCTGGTCGTGGTACAGATCGTCGGCGGCATCCTGCTCGGTCCTGGCGTGCTCGGCGCGGCATTCCCCGATTACTATGCCTTCGTGTTCAATCCGCAGGTCACCACTGCGCTGAACGGCATCGCGTGGTGGGCGGTGATGATGTTCGTGTTCGTGGCAGGGCTTGAACTCGACATTTCCGATGCCTGGGCCAACCGCCGCGAAACCACGATCACAGCGGCCGGAGCCTTGATCACCCCGCTTCTGGCAGGGGCCGCCGCCGCCGCATGGCTGCTGCGCTCGCCCGGCTGGATCGGCCCGAACGGCACGTATTCGCAAGCCGTGCTCGGCATCGGCATGGCCTGCGCGGTTACCGCGCTGCCCATCCTCGTGCTGCTGATGGAAAAGCTCGGCATTTTTCGCGAACCGCTCGGCCAGCGCCTGCTGCGTTATGCCAGCCTTGACGACGTGGCGATCTGGGGCGTGCTTGCACTGATCCTCGTCGATTGGGAGCGCGTCGGGCGGCAAGCTATTTTCCTCGCCGCATTCGCGCTGGCCGCGTGGGGGATGCGCAAGCTGTTCGTCCGTCTGCGGGAAGACGACCGCTGGCACTTGTCGCTCGTCTGGCTCGCAGTAGTTGGCTTTGCCGCCGACTGGTCGGGTCTGCATTTCATGGTCGGTGCATTTCTGGCAGGCGCGGTGCTCGACGCCAGATGGTACACGCGCGAACGTCTCGACGGCTTCCGCCAGTTTCTCCTGCTTGCGGTCATGCCCGTGTTCTTCCTGTCGACCGGCCTGCGCACCAAATGGGACGTCGGCGGTTTCGCAGTGTTTGGCGCGGCGTTCCTGTTCCTCGTCGCGTCTGTCGCAGGCAAGCTTGCGGGCACGCACATCGCGGGCCGCATCCTCGGCTGGGCGAAGGGTGAAGCGGGGCTGATCGGCTGGATGCTCCAGACCAAGGCGCTGATCATGATCATTTTCGTCAACGTCCTGCTCGACAAGGGCGTGATCACCAACGAAACGTTCACAGCGCTCCTACTGATGGCGGTGATGAGCACGATGCTCACCGTGCCCATGGTCACGCCCCGCCTTCATCAACTGCGCCTGCGCAAACTGGACCTCTCGCCAAAGTGA
- the metH gene encoding methionine synthase, with translation MTNTTPSGSRFVNVGERTNVTGSAAFKKLILAGDYPKAVEVARQQVENGAQVIDVNMDEGLLDAVEAMTTYLKLIAAEPDIARVPIMIDSSKWEVIEAGLKCVSGKPIVNSISMKEGEAAFLAHARKCMDYGAAVVVMAFDEKGQADTKQRKVEICARAYDLLVGIGFPPEDIIFDPNVFAVATGIEEHDRYALDFIEATREIKQRCPHVHISGGLSNLSFSFRGNETVRRAMHSVFLYHAIPAGMDMAIVNAGQLDIYDQIDPVLREACEDVVLNRVPAAGGELTATERLIDLAESYKGKDTVAEKAAEEWRGWDVVRRLEHALVKGIDAHIVDDTEEARAQIDARGGRPIEVIEGPLMEGMNTVGDLFGSGKMFLPQVVKSARVMKKAVAHLIPYIEAAKQPGAKAKGKIIMATVKGDVHDIGKNIVGVVLQCNGYEVLDLGVMVPWSTILDTAQKEGVDIIGLSGLITPSLDEMVTVAEEMKRAGMSIPLLIGGATTSKVHTALRIDQAYDGPVVHVLDASRAVGVASQLLSDTQADPFIKATAAEYQHVRDARAGKGASKLLSLDDARLNAYAPDFSEKAPPPEQPGRHVFEDWDLNDLVDCFDWTPFFRAWELAGNWPSILEDEVIGESARGLYADARAMLDKIISEKWLTAKGVAQFWPCARHGDDVIIHPHDDELSVRVPFLRQQFIKSRGRANFCLADFIDPAGDWIGGFAVGIHGIDEHLARFKADNDDYSDILLKALADRFAEAFAERLHQYVRTTLWAYAPGEQLTNEALIREQYRGIRPAPGYPACPDHTLKPILFDLLDATNTAGITLTESQAMLPTSAVSGFYFAHPESQYFGVATIGSDQLADYATRRGMDLPTMERWLRPNLD, from the coding sequence ATGACCAACACTACCCCATCCGGCTCGCGCTTCGTCAACGTCGGCGAACGTACCAACGTCACCGGCTCCGCCGCGTTCAAGAAGCTGATCCTTGCGGGCGATTATCCCAAGGCGGTCGAAGTCGCGCGCCAGCAGGTTGAGAACGGCGCGCAGGTGATCGACGTCAACATGGACGAGGGCCTGCTCGACGCAGTCGAGGCGATGACCACCTATCTCAAGCTGATCGCGGCGGAACCCGACATCGCGCGCGTGCCGATCATGATCGACAGTTCCAAGTGGGAAGTGATCGAGGCGGGCCTGAAGTGCGTCTCGGGCAAGCCGATCGTCAATTCGATTTCGATGAAGGAAGGCGAGGCAGCCTTCCTCGCCCACGCCCGCAAATGCATGGACTACGGTGCTGCGGTGGTCGTCATGGCCTTCGACGAAAAGGGCCAGGCCGACACCAAGCAGCGCAAGGTTGAAATCTGCGCCCGTGCCTATGACCTGCTCGTAGGCATCGGCTTCCCGCCCGAGGACATCATCTTCGATCCTAACGTCTTCGCGGTCGCCACCGGCATCGAAGAGCATGACCGCTACGCGCTCGATTTCATCGAAGCGACGCGCGAGATCAAGCAGCGTTGCCCGCACGTGCACATTTCAGGCGGGCTCTCGAACCTCTCGTTCAGCTTCCGCGGCAACGAAACCGTCCGCCGCGCGATGCATTCGGTGTTCCTCTACCACGCGATTCCCGCCGGAATGGACATGGCCATCGTCAACGCTGGCCAGCTCGACATCTATGACCAGATCGATCCGGTTTTGCGCGAAGCCTGCGAAGACGTCGTGCTCAACCGCGTCCCCGCTGCAGGTGGCGAACTCACCGCGACCGAACGCCTGATCGACCTCGCCGAAAGCTACAAGGGCAAGGACACCGTTGCCGAAAAGGCCGCCGAGGAATGGCGCGGCTGGGACGTCGTTCGCCGCCTCGAACACGCGTTGGTAAAGGGCATCGACGCGCATATCGTCGACGATACCGAAGAAGCCCGCGCGCAGATCGACGCGCGCGGCGGCCGCCCGATCGAGGTGATCGAAGGCCCGCTGATGGAAGGCATGAACACGGTCGGTGACCTGTTCGGCTCGGGCAAGATGTTCCTGCCGCAGGTGGTGAAATCGGCCCGCGTGATGAAGAAGGCCGTCGCCCACCTCATCCCCTATATCGAAGCCGCCAAGCAGCCCGGAGCCAAGGCCAAGGGCAAGATCATCATGGCCACGGTCAAGGGTGACGTGCACGATATCGGCAAGAACATCGTCGGTGTGGTCCTGCAGTGCAACGGCTATGAAGTGCTGGACCTTGGCGTGATGGTGCCATGGTCGACGATCCTGGATACCGCGCAGAAGGAAGGCGTCGACATCATCGGCCTCTCGGGCCTGATCACCCCTTCGCTGGACGAAATGGTCACCGTCGCCGAGGAAATGAAGCGCGCAGGCATGAGCATTCCGCTGTTGATCGGCGGGGCCACCACCAGCAAGGTCCACACCGCGCTGCGCATCGATCAGGCCTATGACGGTCCTGTCGTCCATGTGCTCGACGCCAGCCGCGCGGTCGGCGTGGCCTCGCAGCTCCTGTCCGATACGCAGGCTGATCCGTTTATCAAGGCGACGGCGGCTGAATACCAGCACGTGCGCGATGCCCGCGCAGGCAAGGGCGCTTCCAAGCTGCTCAGCCTCGATGACGCGCGTCTCAATGCCTATGCGCCCGACTTTTCGGAAAAGGCCCCGCCGCCCGAGCAGCCCGGACGTCACGTGTTCGAAGATTGGGACCTCAACGATCTGGTCGATTGCTTCGACTGGACGCCGTTCTTCCGCGCTTGGGAACTGGCCGGAAACTGGCCCTCGATCCTGGAGGATGAAGTGATCGGCGAAAGCGCGCGAGGCCTCTATGCCGATGCTCGCGCAATGCTGGACAAGATCATTTCGGAGAAGTGGCTCACCGCCAAGGGCGTCGCCCAGTTCTGGCCCTGCGCACGCCACGGCGATGACGTGATCATCCACCCCCACGACGACGAGCTTTCGGTTCGTGTGCCGTTCCTGCGCCAGCAATTCATCAAGAGCCGTGGCCGTGCGAACTTCTGCCTCGCCGATTTCATCGATCCTGCGGGTGACTGGATCGGCGGCTTCGCGGTCGGGATTCATGGCATCGACGAACACCTCGCCCGCTTCAAGGCGGACAACGACGATTACTCGGACATTCTGCTGAAAGCCTTGGCCGATCGCTTCGCCGAAGCCTTCGCCGAGCGTCTCCATCAATACGTCCGCACCACGCTGTGGGCCTATGCGCCCGGCGAGCAGCTGACCAACGAAGCGCTGATCCGCGAACAGTATCGCGGCATTCGCCCCGCGCCGGGCTATCCCGCGTGCCCGGACCACACGCTCAAGCCGATCCTGTTCGACCTGCTCGATGCGACGAACACCGCCGGTATCACGCTCACGGAATCGCAGGCCATGCTGCCCACTTCGGCAGTCTCGGGCTTCTACTTCGCTCACCCCGAAAGCCAGTATTTCGGCGTCGCCACCATCGGCAGCGACCAGCTGGCCGACTACGCAACCCGTCGCGGCATGGACCTGCCTACGATGGAGCGCTGGCTCAGGCCCAACCTCGATTGA
- a CDS encoding homocysteine S-methyltransferase family protein yields MTSTPSIARLSLLEQASQRILITDGAFGTEIQNFKLSEADYAGTLGLAKDQKGNNDILALTKPEVPESIHRAYFAAGADIAETNTFSANRISQADYAAEHLVRKINVESARLARRVADEFTAKDGRPRFVAGAIGPTNKTLSLSPDVNDPGFREVDWDGMVDVYAEQVHALIEGGADFILIETVFDTLNAKAAVMSVRQVEQALGREIPIMLSMTLTDLSGRNLSGHTVEAFWYAVRHAKPITIGLNCSFGATQLRPHVKALSEIADTLIMVYPNAGLPNELGEYDEMPATTASLVKEWADHGQVNILGGCCGSTPAHIAAMAKAVAGLSPRQQPVPETATRLAGLEPFIMAA; encoded by the coding sequence GTGACTTCTACACCTTCAATTGCCCGTCTCTCCCTGCTTGAGCAGGCGAGCCAGCGTATCCTCATCACCGATGGCGCGTTCGGCACCGAAATCCAGAACTTCAAGCTGTCCGAGGCTGACTACGCAGGCACGCTGGGGCTCGCCAAGGACCAGAAGGGCAACAATGACATTCTCGCGCTGACCAAGCCCGAAGTGCCCGAATCCATCCACCGCGCCTATTTCGCCGCCGGGGCCGACATCGCCGAAACCAACACGTTCAGCGCCAACCGCATCAGCCAGGCAGATTACGCTGCCGAGCATCTCGTGCGCAAAATCAATGTGGAGAGCGCAAGGCTCGCCCGCCGCGTCGCTGATGAATTCACCGCCAAGGATGGCCGTCCGCGCTTCGTCGCAGGCGCGATCGGCCCGACCAACAAGACCCTGTCGCTCAGCCCCGACGTCAACGACCCCGGCTTCCGCGAAGTCGATTGGGACGGCATGGTCGATGTCTATGCCGAGCAGGTCCACGCCCTGATTGAAGGCGGCGCTGATTTCATCCTGATCGAGACGGTTTTCGATACGCTCAACGCCAAGGCCGCCGTGATGTCGGTGCGCCAGGTCGAGCAGGCGCTGGGCCGCGAGATCCCGATCATGCTGTCGATGACGCTGACCGACCTGTCGGGCCGCAACCTCTCGGGCCACACAGTCGAGGCATTCTGGTATGCAGTGCGCCATGCCAAGCCGATCACCATCGGCCTCAATTGTTCGTTCGGGGCGACGCAGTTGCGCCCGCACGTAAAGGCGCTGTCCGAAATCGCAGACACGCTGATCATGGTCTACCCCAACGCCGGCCTGCCCAACGAACTCGGCGAATACGACGAGATGCCTGCGACCACGGCAAGCCTCGTCAAGGAATGGGCCGATCATGGCCAGGTCAACATCCTCGGCGGCTGCTGCGGGTCGACGCCCGCGCACATAGCCGCGATGGCCAAGGCAGTCGCAGGCCTGAGCCCGCGCCAGCAGCCTGTGCCTGAAACGGCGACGCGGTTGGCGGGCCTCGAACCGTTCATCATGGCGGCTTGA